The Thamnophis elegans isolate rThaEle1 chromosome Z, rThaEle1.pri, whole genome shotgun sequence genome contains a region encoding:
- the HOMEZ gene encoding homeobox and leucine zipper protein Homez, whose product MPSNKDVSGCLGSPPGLICLPPISEHLQLVWTQAAQTSDLDSNQHLLQTFSYFPYPSLSDLALLCLRHGLHMEKVKAWFMAQRLRCGISWSAEEIEETRARLIYHQDQLHFSCLLAGNQGDSWHQTCKSPSSYHHHQLAPHALHYSGKYPENQQPLVTSLNHCSMAPGTKEMGTIAQDIWKLQENTPPSHYKKPQEHFEPSGIMVNFQNTKETISGAYPPITTLGLDYNLPDSHTMAWSFPTVSQPPPESITPAVNGGSHPTILPLGSSVKAAQPSSKITTSVTDRQNHQHSVSDQQTSLPEVLRKPKRKTKEQLDLLKAFFLHRQWARREDYHQLEQVTGLPRAEIIQWFGDTRYALKHGQLRWFRDNAGHSPEPASSGGPPPLPPPPPPPPPQPCTNPPDTGPLEQYWDTHTQLQENDLPMLCRKSGMSPEQALEWFRSYLPAPCEVEVCLGDDDEEVDEEMAAAMLKAEDEDYEEEEDVEEEEDED is encoded by the coding sequence ATGCCCTCCAATAAGGACGTCTCTGGCTGCCTTGGCTCACCGCCAGGTTTGATCTGCTTGCCACCCATTTCCGAGCACCTCCAGCTGGTGTGGACCCAGGCGGCCCAGACAAGTGACCTGGACAGTAACCAGCACCTGCTGCAGACTTTCAGCTATTTCCCGTATCCCAGCCTTTCCGACCTTGCTTTGCTCTGCCTGCGTCACGGCCTGCACATGGAGAAGGTGAAGGCTTGGTTCATGGCGCAGCGGCTGCGCTGCGGCATCAGCTGGAGTGCCGAGGAAATCGAAGAGACTCGGGCTCGCCTCATCTATCACCAGGACCAACTCCACTTTAGTTGCCTGCTTGCTGGCAACCAGGGCGACTCCTGGCACCAGACTTGTAAAAGCCCTTCTTCGTACCACCATCACCAGCTGGCTCCCCACGCCCTGCACTATTCCGGTAAATATCCAGAGAACCAGCAACCTCTTGTAACCTCCTTAAATCATTGTAGTATGGCTCCAGGGACAAAAGAAATGGGGACGATCGCTCAGGACATTTGGAAATTGCAGGAAAACACCCCGCCGTCCCACTATAAGAAACCTCAGGAACATTTTGAACCTTCAGGGATCATGGTGAATTTTCAAAATACCAAAGAGACCATTTCCGGTGCTTATCCCCCCATCACAACCCTCGGCCTGGATTATAACCTCCCGGATTCTCATACGATGGCCTGGAGCTTCCCCACGGTGTCCCAACCGCCCCCCGAGTCCATCACGCCTGCTGTCAACGGCGGGAGCCACCCCACGATTCTTCCATTGGGTTCTTCGGTGAAAGCCGCCCAGCCGTCCTCGAAAATTACAACCAGTGTCACGGACCGTCAAAACCATCAGCATTCAGTCAGCGACCAGCAGACTTCTTTGCCAGAGGTTTTACGGAAGCCTAAGCGGAAGACGAAGGAGCAACTGGATTTGTTAAAGGCCTTCTTCCTTCACCGGCAGTGGGCCAGGAGAGAGGATTATCACCAGCTGGAGCAGGTAACCGGGTTACCCCGGGCAGAGATCATCCAGTGGTTTGGAGACACGCGTTACGCCCTGAAGCACGGTCAGCTGAGATGGTTCCGGGACAATGCAGGGCACAGTCCAGAGCCTGCTTCCTCAGGtggacctcctcctcttcctcctcctcctcctcctcctcctccccagccATGCACAAATCCTCCAGACACAGGCCCCCTGGAACAGTACTGGGACACCCACACACAGCTGCAGGAGAATGACTTGCCGATGCTCTGCCGCAAATCAGGAATGAGCCCGGAGCAAGCGTTGGAGTGGTTTCGCTCGTACTTGCCTGCGCCGTGCGAGGTGGAGGTGTGTTTGGGGGACGACGACGAGGAGGTAGACGAAGAGATGGCGGCCGCGATGCTAAAGGCGGAAGATGAAGACtacgaagaagaggaggatgtggaagaggaggaggatgaagactGA